The Streptomyces sp. NBC_00483 genome contains the following window.
CCGGGGCAACCACGGCAACCGGCCCACCCGCATCCCCTTCCCAACGGTCGACGAAGTCTCCCGCCACTGCCTCCAGGACCGCGAACCGGAAACCGTCCACATCGAGATCCACCTCACCGCCCGCCTCGACCCCACCCGCCTCACCCACGCCTTCACCGATGCCCTCCACCACCACCCCCGCATCCTCATGCGCGAGGCCCCCCGCCACTGGTACAGCAGCCGCTACGAGTGGGAACTGACGCAAACCCCGGACGTACCACCCGTCTCCTTCCCGGCCCCCACCCCGAACGCCCTGCACGAGGCCCGCACCCGCTCCCTCGCCGACGCCCCACCCCTCACCGCCTCCCCACCCATCCGCCTGGAGGCGGTGGAGGACCCCGGGACCGGGAACACCGTCCTGTTCGTCACCATCAACCACACGGCCCTCGACGGCCCCGCCTGCCTGCGCGTCATCGCCACCGCGGCGGAGCTCTACGCCGGCCGCGACAACTCCCCGCCACCCACCACTCCCCCGCTCCTGAGCCCACGCCCCCCACAGCCCCCGCCCTCCCCCTGGTCCCGCCCGGCCCGGGTCTCCGCCGGCACCCCCGACCCCCGCCCCGGCAACGGCCTCGTGGTCACCGAACTGTCGGTGCCCCGCCGCCCGAAGGGCGCCCCGTACACGGTCAACGACCAGCTGATGGTGGCCACGGCCCGCACGATCGCCGACTGGAACGAGGAGCACGGCACCCACCACACCCGCCGCCCCCTGCGCGTCACCATGCCGGTGGACGACCGCCCGCGCGACACGACGATGCCCATCGGCAACGGCACACGCCTGGTGGAAGTGGCCCTCACACCAGCCGAGTTGGAGAAGGACACCCCCGCCCTCCTGCGTCTCACGGCCACCCGCACCGCGACCCTCAAGTCCCAGCCCAGACCCCAACTCGGCCACGGGGCAGCATTGTTGACCAGCCCGTACGCCCCGGTGGCCTGGCGCGCCGCCGCCACCCGCGCCCTGCGCACGGTGGCGGCGCCATGGACGTCGACCACCCTGCTCAGCAACATCGGCCGCGTCCCCTACCCGCTGGACTTCGGCGACGGCGGCAAGGCCCGCGCCGTCTGGTTCTCGGCCCCGGCCCGGATGCCGCGCGGCCTCACCTTCACGACGGCGTCCACGGCGGGCCGGCTGCACCTGGCCCTGCGCTGGTCGCGCACCCTGCTCGGACCCGGAGACGGGGCCCGCCTGCGCGACCTCTTCGAGCAGCACCTCCACGCGACGCAGGAGGAGGCACCATGACCACGCACCCCGAACTCGAAGCCCCGCCAAAGGACTTGAGGGACTTCTACGAGAATCCGGCCGTCCCGGTGGCCTCCGGCACCCCCCGCACCCGCCGCCAGGCCCGCATCCTCGCCACCGCCCTGTCCGGCACCCGCCGCGCCACCGTCCTGGACATCGGCTGCGGCGACGGCACGGCCGCGGCCACCACCGCCCGCCTCCTGCCAGGACCCGACGAGCACCGCCTCATCGGCATCGACTGGTCGCAGGACGCGCTGCGCCGCGCGGCCCTCCGCGTCCCCCGGGTCGTACGCGGCGAACTCACGGGCCACGGGCTGCCGTTCGCGGACGCGTCCGCCGACGCGGTCCTCCTCTCCGAGGTCGTCGAGCACCTCGTCGATCCCGACGCCGCGCTCGACGAGATCCACCGCGTCCTGCGCCCGGGCGGCCATCTGATGCTGTCCACCCCGAACCTGGCCGCCTGGTACAACCGGGCCCTGCTCCTCGCCGGCGTACAGCCCGTCTTCTCGGAGGTGAGCCTGCGCGCGATCCACGGCAGGCCGGGCACCGAAGTGGTCGGCCACCTGCGCCTCTACACCCCCCGCGCCCTGAAGGAGTTCGTCGCCGCGTCGGGCTTCGAGGTCGTACGCCTCGCAGGGGCTCCGTTCCACGGGGTGCCCCGCCCGCTGCGCCCCCTCGACCGGCTCGCCTGCGCGGCCCCGTCCCTCGCCTCGATCCTTCTCCTGCACGCACGAAGGACGTGAGCGGCGATGCCCGCCGTGGCATGGGGAGTCGGCGCGGCACTGCTCGCCAACACGCTCTACAGCGTGGGCTTCGTCCTGGAGAAGCGGGCCCTCACCCGGCTGCCCGAAGTGAGCGTGCGCCGCCCCGCCCACCTCCTGCGGCAGGTGGTGACGAGCCCGCTGTGGCTGGCCGGATCCATCGCCCTGGCCTCCGGCTTCGGCGCCCAGCTCGCCGTCTACCGGACGCTTCCCATCGCCGCGGCCCAGGGAATCTTCGTCTCCGGCCTGGTCATCCTCCTGCTCCTGTCGGCCCGGCTCCTCGGCGAACGCACCTCGGGCCGCGAGCGCTACGCCATCGCCGCGATCCTGGCGGCGCTGCTCATGGTGGTGCTCTCGCTCGAACAGGACGCGGACGCGGTGGGGCACCGCTCCCCCGCACCCCTCATCCTCCTGGTGTGCGTGCCCTCGCTGGCGGCGGGCCTGTCCCTGTACGCCGCCGCGGAACGCCGCGCGCGGCACCGCCACCGGCTCCCGACCACGGGCGTCGAGTACGGGGTCGCGGTGGGCCTGCTCTACGGGGTCAGCTCGCTCGCCATCAAGGGCGTGTCGGGCGTACTCCCGGACATCCCGGCCCTGTTCGCGTCCCCGTACCCGTATCTGCTGATGTGCACGGGCGCGTTCGGGCTCGTCATGTCGCAGGCGGCCCTGCAACGCTGCCGCGCCTCGCTGATCGTCCCGGTGTGCACCACGGTGACCTGCCTGTTCACGGCGGTCCTCGGCACGCTCGCGTTCGGCGAGTCGCTGCCCCACGAGCCGGTGCGCCTGACGCTGCGCCTGACGGGCACGGCCCTCGCGGTCGCCGTGCTCCTCCTGATGCCGAAACACGATGCCCCCACACAACCGGACCAAGAACCAAGGGAGTTGCTCCCGCATGAACCCTGACGACCCGCTGCTCAAGATCCTCGCCTGCCCGCTCGACAAGGGGCCCCTGCTCCTGCTGCCCGCACCGGAAGGGAACACGGGCGACAGCCTCTACAACCCCCGGCTGCACCGCCGTTACCCCATCGTCGACGGCATCCCGCAGCTCCTCCCTTCGTCCGGCGAACAGGTGGCGGAAGGCGAGCACGAGCAGCTCCTGCAACGGGCCGAGCAGGCGAAACGGGCGCTGCCATGACGACACTCGCCGCCCGGATCGCCCCCTGGCTGCCCGCCCGGCTGACCGCGGCGACGGCCCGCGCCCTGTACCCGCGCTTCGAGCCCGAGCTGACCCGGCTCGCCGACATGCTGCCCGCCGCCGGGGCCTGCGGCACGGCGGTCGACGTCGGCGGCTGGTACGGCCCGTGGACCCACCGCCTCGCGGGCCCGGCCCGCCGCGTGATCACCCTCGAACCGGTCCCGCACCTGGCCCGGGTGCTCGCCGCGTCCGCGCCGGCGAACGTGCGGGTCGTCCGAGCCGCCGCCAGCGACCGCCCCGGCACGGCCCCGCTGTGGCAGCCGCCGCACGACGAGCGCGGCGAACGCGGGGTGTCCTCGCTCGTCCGCCGCGACGACCTGCACGCACCGACCGGCCGCGAGGTGCCCTGCGTGACCCTGGACGAACTCGCCCTGCGCGACGTCGACTTCATCAAGATCGACGTGGACGGGGCGGAGCTGCGAGTCCTGCGCGGCGCCCGCACCCTGCTCGCCCACGACCGGCCCGCCCTCTTCATCGAGCTGGAGACCCGCATCCAGCCGATCACCCCGGTCGTCGCCCATCTCCGCGCCCAGGGCTACGAGGGCTGGGTCCTGCCGGAGACCGACTGGCTACCCCTGCCCTCCTACGATCTGGCGGCCCATCAGCGCGGCACCTCCCACATCGCCTCGCAGGGCCTGCTGCGCCGCGCCCTCACCCCGACAAGACGCCGCCCGCGGTACGTGAACTCGGTGCTGTTCCTTCCGGACGGGCGGGCCCCCGGCGACGTACGCCACCATGGAGCGCATGCCCGCACCAGCTGAGCCCTTCACCCCGCTGGACTTCCAACTGGTCCTGCTGCGCCGCATGGCCGACCACAACCCGGACCTTGTGGAGACCGCCCGCGCCGAC
Protein-coding sequences here:
- a CDS encoding condensation protein, yielding MTTLDRPARGNHGNRPTRIPFPTVDEVSRHCLQDREPETVHIEIHLTARLDPTRLTHAFTDALHHHPRILMREAPRHWYSSRYEWELTQTPDVPPVSFPAPTPNALHEARTRSLADAPPLTASPPIRLEAVEDPGTGNTVLFVTINHTALDGPACLRVIATAAELYAGRDNSPPPTTPPLLSPRPPQPPPSPWSRPARVSAGTPDPRPGNGLVVTELSVPRRPKGAPYTVNDQLMVATARTIADWNEEHGTHHTRRPLRVTMPVDDRPRDTTMPIGNGTRLVEVALTPAELEKDTPALLRLTATRTATLKSQPRPQLGHGAALLTSPYAPVAWRAAATRALRTVAAPWTSTTLLSNIGRVPYPLDFGDGGKARAVWFSAPARMPRGLTFTTASTAGRLHLALRWSRTLLGPGDGARLRDLFEQHLHATQEEAP
- a CDS encoding class I SAM-dependent methyltransferase; translation: MTTHPELEAPPKDLRDFYENPAVPVASGTPRTRRQARILATALSGTRRATVLDIGCGDGTAAATTARLLPGPDEHRLIGIDWSQDALRRAALRVPRVVRGELTGHGLPFADASADAVLLSEVVEHLVDPDAALDEIHRVLRPGGHLMLSTPNLAAWYNRALLLAGVQPVFSEVSLRAIHGRPGTEVVGHLRLYTPRALKEFVAASGFEVVRLAGAPFHGVPRPLRPLDRLACAAPSLASILLLHARRT
- a CDS encoding Trm112 family protein, which encodes MNPDDPLLKILACPLDKGPLLLLPAPEGNTGDSLYNPRLHRRYPIVDGIPQLLPSSGEQVAEGEHEQLLQRAEQAKRALP
- a CDS encoding FkbM family methyltransferase → MTTLAARIAPWLPARLTAATARALYPRFEPELTRLADMLPAAGACGTAVDVGGWYGPWTHRLAGPARRVITLEPVPHLARVLAASAPANVRVVRAAASDRPGTAPLWQPPHDERGERGVSSLVRRDDLHAPTGREVPCVTLDELALRDVDFIKIDVDGAELRVLRGARTLLAHDRPALFIELETRIQPITPVVAHLRAQGYEGWVLPETDWLPLPSYDLAAHQRGTSHIASQGLLRRALTPTRRRPRYVNSVLFLPDGRAPGDVRHHGAHARTS